A genomic segment from Ramlibacter agri encodes:
- a CDS encoding SPOR domain-containing protein has product MLRLIVLLLLLANGAYFAWSQGYLQAWGQGPMQQSEPQRLDQQIKPEAIRVLKGEDLKRAEVAAAQAPRPPECLASVTLDDAAMASLKPVLDTWPTGSWNFEQTVEPPRWIIYMGKYAGVEQVARKRAELRQIGVSFEAPANPDLEPGLSLGGFTSEAAANQQLQSLAERGVHTARVLQERPEHRGQRLVLPAVDDSLRPRLDELKAPLASRPLRPCR; this is encoded by the coding sequence ATGCTGCGACTGATCGTCCTCCTGCTGCTGCTTGCGAATGGCGCCTATTTCGCCTGGTCGCAGGGTTACCTGCAGGCCTGGGGCCAGGGCCCGATGCAGCAGTCGGAGCCGCAGCGGCTGGACCAGCAGATCAAGCCGGAGGCCATCCGCGTGTTGAAAGGCGAGGACCTGAAGCGGGCCGAAGTGGCCGCCGCCCAGGCGCCCCGCCCGCCCGAATGCCTGGCCAGCGTGACGCTGGATGACGCCGCCATGGCGTCCCTGAAGCCGGTGCTGGACACGTGGCCCACCGGCAGCTGGAACTTCGAGCAGACCGTGGAGCCGCCGCGCTGGATCATCTACATGGGCAAGTACGCCGGCGTGGAGCAGGTGGCGCGCAAGCGCGCCGAACTACGCCAGATCGGCGTGAGCTTCGAGGCCCCGGCCAACCCGGACCTCGAGCCGGGCCTGTCGCTGGGCGGCTTCACCAGCGAGGCCGCCGCCAACCAGCAGCTGCAGTCGCTGGCCGAGCGCGGCGTGCACACCGCCCGGGTGCTGCAGGAGCGGCCCGAGCACCGGGGCCAGCGGCTGGTGCTGCCGGCCGTCGACGACAGCCTGCGGCCGCGGCTGGACGAACTGAAGGCCCCGCTGGCCAGCCGGCCGCTGCGGCCCTGCCGCTGA
- a CDS encoding glutathione S-transferase family protein — translation MSLKLYYAPGACSFIPHTLLETTGAPFEPMLVKLHKNEQQLDAFKAVNPRAQVPVLVDGEAVVTQILAIITYLDAKFPEQQFLPKEPLARARAMETLAWLNNTVHPTFTHFFMPFKFAETPEGQADIKAHAAKVYPGLMAELDAIAQKALAKGPFLGGERFGPLDAYALTVLRWGGFAKVDPAQFKTLWAHVQKVAELPAVKRAMERERLELNLYKA, via the coding sequence ATGAGCCTGAAGCTGTACTACGCCCCCGGCGCCTGTTCCTTCATCCCGCATACGCTGCTGGAAACGACCGGCGCGCCCTTCGAGCCCATGCTGGTCAAGCTGCACAAGAACGAGCAGCAGCTGGACGCCTTCAAGGCCGTCAACCCGCGCGCGCAGGTGCCCGTGCTGGTGGACGGCGAGGCGGTGGTCACGCAGATCCTGGCCATCATCACCTACCTCGACGCGAAGTTCCCCGAGCAGCAGTTCCTGCCGAAGGAGCCGCTGGCCCGCGCCAGGGCGATGGAGACGCTGGCCTGGCTGAACAACACGGTGCATCCCACCTTCACGCACTTCTTCATGCCCTTCAAGTTCGCCGAGACGCCCGAAGGGCAGGCGGACATCAAGGCGCACGCGGCCAAGGTCTACCCGGGCCTGATGGCGGAACTGGATGCGATCGCGCAGAAGGCGCTGGCGAAAGGCCCCTTCCTGGGAGGCGAGCGCTTCGGCCCGCTGGACGCCTACGCGCTGACCGTGCTGCGCTGGGGCGGCTTCGCCAAGGTCGACCCGGCGCAGTTCAAGACCTTGTGGGCGCACGTGCAGAAGGTGGCGGAGCTGCCGGCCGTGAAGCGCGCGATGGAGCGCGAACGGCTGGAGCTGAATCTCTACAAGGCCTGA
- a CDS encoding sensor histidine kinase — MKIFQREQRSLFGEILDWMLTPLLLLWPVSLALTWLVAQSIAGKPFDRALEYNVQALAQLVTVQPQHASFNLPQPAREILRADDSDQVYYQVLGPHGELLSGERDFPQPSEDDRAAPGETRLRDDEIRGLDVRVAYTWVQVPGATPALVQVAETREKRSVLATEIIKGVMLPQLGILPLAVLLVWLALVRGIKPLSELEERIRARKPDDLSPLDEKVVPLEVAPLVSSVNDLLTRLKDSIAAQKRFLADAAHQLKTPLAGLRMQADLAQREQFNAEELKQSLKQIGRSSMRATHTVNQLLALARAESGGSTLVRQRCDLAALTVDAVRDTVPRAMEKHLDLGYDGAEPGSPGVVLEGNPTLLKEMIRNLLDNAVNYTPSSARQPGVITARVLADPFGRALVLQVEDSGPGIPPAERELVFQPFYRSLDTQVDGSGLGLPIVREIAQQHRAAISLEDARPGHKPPGTRVTVRFEAAEEKAALHAADAQAL; from the coding sequence ATGAAGATTTTCCAGCGTGAGCAGCGCTCCCTCTTCGGCGAAATCCTCGACTGGATGCTCACGCCCCTGCTGCTGCTGTGGCCGGTCAGCCTGGCGCTGACCTGGCTGGTGGCGCAGAGCATCGCCGGCAAGCCCTTCGACCGCGCGCTCGAATACAACGTGCAGGCGCTCGCGCAGCTGGTCACGGTGCAGCCCCAGCACGCCAGCTTCAACCTGCCGCAGCCGGCCCGCGAGATCCTGCGCGCCGACGACTCCGACCAGGTCTACTACCAGGTGCTGGGCCCGCACGGCGAGCTGCTTTCCGGCGAACGTGACTTCCCGCAGCCCTCGGAGGACGATCGCGCCGCCCCGGGCGAAACGCGCCTGCGCGACGACGAGATCCGCGGCCTCGACGTGCGCGTGGCCTACACCTGGGTGCAGGTACCGGGCGCCACGCCGGCGCTGGTGCAGGTGGCCGAGACGCGTGAGAAACGCTCCGTGCTGGCCACCGAGATCATCAAGGGCGTGATGCTGCCGCAGCTGGGCATCCTGCCGCTGGCGGTGCTGCTGGTGTGGCTGGCGCTGGTGCGCGGCATCAAGCCGCTGTCGGAACTGGAGGAGCGCATCCGCGCCCGCAAGCCGGACGACTTGAGCCCACTGGACGAGAAAGTGGTGCCGCTGGAAGTGGCGCCGCTGGTGTCCTCGGTCAACGACCTGCTGACGCGCCTGAAGGACTCCATCGCGGCGCAGAAGCGCTTCCTGGCCGATGCCGCCCACCAGCTGAAGACGCCGCTCGCGGGCCTGCGCATGCAGGCCGACCTGGCGCAGCGCGAGCAGTTCAACGCCGAAGAATTGAAGCAGTCGCTGAAGCAGATCGGCCGCTCCAGCATGCGCGCCACCCACACCGTCAACCAGCTGCTGGCGCTGGCGCGCGCGGAAAGCGGCGGCAGCACGCTGGTCCGGCAACGCTGCGACCTGGCGGCTCTGACGGTGGACGCGGTGCGCGACACGGTGCCGCGCGCCATGGAGAAGCACCTGGACCTCGGCTACGACGGCGCCGAGCCGGGCAGCCCGGGCGTGGTGCTGGAGGGCAATCCGACGCTGCTGAAGGAGATGATCCGCAACCTCCTGGACAACGCCGTCAACTACACGCCGTCCAGCGCACGGCAGCCGGGCGTGATCACGGCGCGCGTGCTGGCCGACCCTTTCGGCCGCGCGCTGGTGCTGCAGGTGGAAGACTCCGGCCCGGGCATCCCGCCGGCCGAGCGCGAGCTGGTGTTCCAGCCCTTCTACCGCAGCCTGGACACCCAGGTGGATGGCTCGGGCCTGGGGCTGCCGATCGTGCGCGAGATCGCGCAGCAGCACCGCGCGGCGATCAGCCTCGAGGACGCCCGTCCCGGCCACAAGCCGCCGGGGACGCGGGTGACGGTGCGCTTCGAGGCGGCGGAGGAAAAGGCGGCGCTGCACGCCGCCGACGCTCAGGCCTTGTAG
- a CDS encoding response regulator, producing the protein MRILIAEDDQVLADGLLRSLRASGAAVDHVASGTEADAALLANSEFDLLILDLGLPRMHGLEVLRKLRARGSSLPVLILTAADAIEERVKGLDLGADDYMAKPFALSELEARVRALTRRGMGGTSSTIKHGPLVYDQAGRVATIDGRMVELSARELGLLEVLLQRAGRLVSKDQLVERLCEWGEEVSNNAIEVYIHRLRKKIEKGPIRIATVRGLGYCLEKIP; encoded by the coding sequence ATGCGGATCCTCATTGCCGAAGACGACCAGGTGCTGGCAGACGGCCTGCTGCGCAGCCTGCGCGCTTCCGGCGCCGCCGTGGACCACGTGGCGAGCGGCACCGAAGCCGACGCCGCGCTGCTGGCGAACAGCGAATTCGACCTGCTGATCCTGGACCTGGGCCTGCCCCGCATGCACGGCCTGGAGGTGCTGCGCAAGCTGCGCGCCCGCGGCTCCTCGCTGCCGGTCCTGATCCTCACCGCCGCCGACGCCATCGAGGAGCGCGTGAAGGGCCTCGACCTCGGCGCCGACGACTACATGGCCAAGCCCTTCGCGCTGTCCGAGCTGGAAGCGCGCGTGCGGGCGCTCACCCGCCGCGGCATGGGCGGCACCAGCAGCACCATCAAGCACGGTCCCCTGGTGTACGACCAGGCTGGCCGCGTGGCCACCATCGACGGGCGCATGGTGGAACTGTCCGCGCGCGAGCTGGGCCTGCTGGAGGTGCTGCTGCAGCGCGCCGGCCGCCTGGTCAGCAAGGACCAGCTCGTGGAGCGCCTGTGCGAGTGGGGCGAAGAGGTGAGCAACAACGCCATCGAGGTCTACATCCACCGCCTGCGCAAGAAGATCGAGAAGGGCCCGATCCGCATTGCCACCGTGCGCGGGCTCGGCTACTGTCTGGAGAAGATTCCGTAG
- a CDS encoding MarR family winged helix-turn-helix transcriptional regulator gives MNQEGWRLTHLGRLLGHAVRRFDERVLYLMSHDVDVPLALSNLAARAQVSAAHIHITRHLELQGTRLTDLAQKAGMSKQAMGDLVDQCEAWGLVTRAADPRDARARIVKFTATGLAWLQAFKDAVSQAESEFRAEVGEEVATVVAIGLEAYAGTA, from the coding sequence ATGAACCAAGAAGGCTGGCGGCTCACGCACCTGGGGCGGCTCCTCGGCCACGCAGTGCGGCGTTTCGACGAACGGGTGCTGTACCTGATGTCGCACGACGTCGACGTGCCGCTGGCGCTGTCCAACCTCGCCGCCCGCGCGCAGGTGAGCGCCGCGCACATCCACATCACGCGCCACCTGGAGTTGCAGGGGACGCGGCTGACGGACCTCGCGCAGAAGGCCGGCATGAGCAAGCAGGCCATGGGCGACCTGGTGGACCAGTGCGAGGCCTGGGGCCTGGTGACGCGCGCAGCCGACCCGCGCGATGCCCGCGCCCGCATCGTCAAGTTCACGGCCACCGGGCTGGCCTGGCTGCAGGCTTTCAAGGACGCCGTGTCACAGGCCGAAAGTGAATTCCGCGCGGAAGTGGGCGAGGAGGTTGCGACGGTGGTGGCGATCGGGCTGGAGGCCTACGCCGGCACGGCCTGA
- the recA gene encoding recombinase RecA, translating to MDAQVKGTKIAAADTEKAKALQAALAQIEKQFGKGTIMRLGEGEAIEDIQVVSTGSLGLDIALGVGGLPRGRVVEIYGPESSGKTTLTLQVIAEMQKQAGQCAFVDAEHALDIQYAQKLGVNVSDLLISQPDTGEQALEIVDSLVRSGAVDLIVIDSVAALVPKAEIEGEMGDSLPGLQARLMSQALRKLTATIKKTNCMVIFINQIRMKIGVMFGSPETTTGGNALKFYASVRLDIRRTGTLKKGEEAIGNETKVKVVKNKVSPPFKTAEFDILFGEGISREGEIIDMGVTHNILEKSGAWYAYNGEKIGQGRDNAREFLRENPELAREIENKVRESLNIALLPAEIGAEE from the coding sequence ATGGACGCACAAGTCAAGGGCACCAAGATCGCCGCCGCCGACACCGAGAAGGCCAAGGCCCTGCAGGCCGCGCTGGCCCAGATCGAGAAGCAGTTCGGCAAGGGCACCATCATGCGGCTGGGCGAAGGCGAGGCCATCGAGGACATCCAGGTGGTCTCCACCGGCTCGCTGGGCCTGGACATCGCCCTGGGCGTCGGCGGCCTGCCGCGGGGTCGCGTGGTCGAAATCTACGGTCCGGAGTCGTCGGGCAAGACCACGCTGACCCTGCAGGTCATCGCCGAGATGCAGAAGCAGGCCGGCCAGTGCGCCTTCGTCGACGCCGAACACGCGCTGGACATCCAGTACGCGCAGAAGCTGGGCGTGAACGTCTCCGACCTGCTGATCTCCCAGCCGGACACCGGTGAGCAGGCGCTGGAAATCGTCGACAGCCTGGTGCGCTCCGGCGCGGTCGACCTGATCGTCATCGACTCGGTGGCGGCCCTGGTGCCCAAGGCCGAAATCGAAGGCGAAATGGGCGATTCGCTGCCCGGCCTGCAGGCCCGCCTGATGTCGCAGGCGCTGCGCAAGCTCACCGCCACGATCAAGAAGACCAACTGCATGGTCATCTTCATCAACCAGATCCGCATGAAGATCGGCGTGATGTTCGGCAGCCCCGAGACCACCACGGGCGGCAACGCGCTGAAGTTCTACGCCTCCGTGCGCCTGGACATCCGCCGCACCGGCACCCTCAAGAAGGGCGAAGAGGCCATCGGCAACGAGACCAAGGTGAAGGTGGTCAAGAACAAGGTCTCGCCCCCGTTCAAGACGGCGGAGTTCGACATCCTGTTCGGCGAGGGCATCAGCCGCGAAGGCGAGATCATCGACATGGGCGTCACGCACAACATCCTGGAGAAGTCCGGCGCCTGGTACGCCTACAACGGCGAGAAGATCGGCCAGGGCCGCGACAACGCGCGCGAGTTCCTGCGCGAAAACCCCGAGCTGGCGCGCGAGATCGAGAACAAGGTCCGCGAGAGCCTCAACATCGCGTTGCTGCCCGCCGAGATCGGCGCAGAGGAATAA
- the recX gene encoding recombination regulator RecX yields MGFAQPSLKGRALRLLASREYSRQELERKLAEHEQEPGQLRQALDELQAKGFLDEQRVLDSLLHRRAPRLGAGRIKQELQAKGLDAERIAAAVADLRASEFERAREVWRRKFGVPPLDAAQRAKQARFLAARGFGGDVVRRVLNAPDEE; encoded by the coding sequence GTGGGCTTTGCGCAGCCGTCCCTGAAAGGCCGCGCGCTCAGGCTGCTCGCCAGCCGCGAATATTCCCGCCAGGAGCTCGAACGCAAGCTGGCCGAGCACGAACAGGAGCCCGGCCAGCTGCGGCAGGCACTGGACGAACTGCAGGCCAAGGGCTTCCTCGACGAACAGCGCGTGCTCGATTCGCTGCTGCATCGCCGGGCCCCGCGCCTGGGCGCCGGTCGCATCAAGCAGGAGCTGCAGGCCAAGGGGCTGGATGCCGAACGCATTGCGGCCGCCGTCGCCGACCTGCGCGCCAGCGAGTTCGAACGGGCGCGCGAGGTCTGGCGGCGGAAGTTCGGCGTGCCGCCGTTGGACGCGGCGCAGCGTGCGAAGCAGGCGCGCTTCCTGGCGGCTCGTGGGTTTGGTGGCGACGTCGTGCGTCGCGTCCTGAACGCGCCGGACGAGGAATAG
- a CDS encoding tetratricopeptide repeat protein: MFRDLLNALSGGRRKAPAQPPAPPTESAEQWRTRGNTALGAGQLAEAERCYREATAADPADALARLNLGFALLELQRPAEAAKELDQAIALRRSDDFLHEAHFLLGRAQQAAGQPEEALASYGKAVQARAGFGEPLEAAVQLLQQAGRHAEALEWARRWAAATGSLDAALAAAIALYELQRPVEALAALDAVLGAQPDHASALEGRGNVLLQLRRPQEALASLERAVALRGPSAGSLSNIAAALHAAGRLEEGLAAAERALALDAGHRDALYNRGAILVGLLRLEEAARVLGAALQLHPGDADLRWNHAIALLLAGRLEAGWGDYEARWDAAATQPHPARRDYGSPAWTGGEDLRGKRMLVVCEQGLGDSIQFVRYLPLLQERGAQVSVLLQRPLHALVADAFPGVQVMASDGPVPASDFHCFMLSLPGAFQTTLATIPAQQQPYFRSDAQRRREWDQRLGPRGALRVGLAWSGNSAHQNDSNRSIPLEALQALARPGVQFVSVQQEVRDSDLPALQAWPGGLLHFGKELRTMADTAALIDNLDLLVSVDTSVAHLAGALGKPTCVLLPACPDWRWLLEREDSPWYAGMRLLRQQRAGDWTPVLGRVHAELAQRAAAASADPQAQGQELLAAGEAAEATGRVSEAQAFYARAAAALPAARERLAGVSQALELYEAARRESARGNASQAEALLRQALAAKTGFFDAWVLLAGVLEADDAQGAADAIAQALRLQPEQASALFQQAGLLRRLGQLDAATRSACRAAQLRPDQPEYLSLASLLLYIQGFVREGLEPLRRAIAAAPERLALRCRELFLQSLVEGETAESLFERHVALGRELEAAVRPRQLPPPIAAKPRLRVGFVSEDLVSHPVALFLLPLLEHHSRERFEFVCYSSSKGADHVTRQMRQLVDRWVDARELHDLELADRIAADGIDILVDLGGHTGSIRLGVFAARPAPVQVSWLGYLNTTGLTRIDYRITDVRADPPQLSQHLHTERLLYLPHSQWCYRPFMHVEAAATAPFERNGYITFGSFNNVTKLTEDMPARWARILNAVPSSRLVVVTVASDRKRAAVRAAMEQAGCAPERVQFMPRLDLEGFYRLMNDVDIALDTYPCGGGTTTFDTLWMGVPVLTATGPLPVSRSAAAVVGALGLTDWIADGIGNYEALAIERARDTATIAQLRRTLRGRMRASPLMDEKRFAADFEALLQRAWRERCTALAVPARPAAPLDLDAAFRQFQDLLAQGRYAEALAIAESAGAQAGPSAALNINKAVVLEKLGRFDEALACLDEALRLQPGRREAQLNKVATLMEAARPREAIACADALLAARPDDADLHVNRAFCHLLLGEFEQGWADHEWRGRSAGLKAPLPQAECPPWQGEDLAGRTIYVYGEQGFGDSIQFIRYLPELARRAGTVLLQLPLPLVPLLGELPANCRLLPERAVLPKVHFQASLMSLPAVLGTRLATVPAPVPYLRAEPAAVAAWRKRLGSDRLNVGIAFSGKPTHVNDGRRSIPLAACRTLASEACCFVILQPEVKAADADALAAWPELLHAGRELRHFGDTAALVEALDLVISVDTSVAHLAGALGRPVWLLLPHVPDWRWLLEREDSPWYPTARLYRQGPERSWHAPLARARDNLRALVTQRAGSAGVPRDLG; encoded by the coding sequence TTGTTCCGAGACCTGCTGAATGCGCTGAGCGGCGGCCGCCGCAAGGCACCGGCCCAGCCGCCGGCGCCTCCGACGGAAAGCGCCGAGCAATGGCGCACGCGCGGCAATACCGCCCTCGGCGCGGGCCAGCTTGCGGAAGCGGAGCGGTGCTACCGCGAAGCCACGGCGGCGGACCCTGCCGATGCGCTCGCGCGCCTCAACCTGGGCTTCGCCCTGCTCGAACTACAGCGGCCTGCCGAGGCGGCGAAGGAGCTGGACCAGGCCATCGCGTTGCGCCGCAGCGACGACTTCCTTCACGAAGCCCACTTTCTCCTGGGCCGGGCCCAGCAAGCCGCCGGCCAGCCCGAAGAGGCGCTCGCCAGCTACGGCAAGGCGGTGCAGGCGCGAGCCGGTTTCGGCGAGCCCCTGGAGGCGGCCGTGCAGCTGCTGCAGCAGGCAGGCCGGCACGCGGAGGCGCTGGAGTGGGCGCGCCGCTGGGCTGCCGCGACGGGCTCGCTGGACGCGGCGCTCGCGGCCGCGATTGCGCTCTACGAGCTGCAGCGGCCGGTGGAGGCGCTCGCAGCGCTGGATGCGGTGCTCGGCGCGCAGCCGGATCACGCCAGCGCCCTGGAAGGCCGCGGCAACGTCCTGCTGCAACTGCGCCGCCCGCAGGAGGCGCTGGCCAGCCTGGAGCGGGCCGTGGCGCTGCGGGGCCCCAGCGCTGGCAGCTTGTCCAATATCGCGGCCGCGCTGCATGCCGCCGGCCGGCTGGAGGAAGGCTTGGCGGCCGCCGAACGGGCGCTTGCGTTGGACGCCGGCCATCGTGACGCGCTGTACAACCGCGGTGCGATCCTCGTCGGCCTGCTGCGGCTGGAGGAGGCCGCTCGGGTGCTGGGAGCGGCCCTGCAACTGCACCCCGGCGATGCCGACCTGCGCTGGAACCATGCCATCGCCTTGCTGCTGGCCGGTCGCCTGGAAGCCGGATGGGGCGACTACGAGGCACGCTGGGACGCGGCGGCGACGCAGCCGCATCCGGCGCGTCGCGACTACGGTTCGCCCGCCTGGACCGGCGGCGAGGATCTGCGTGGCAAGCGCATGCTGGTGGTTTGCGAGCAGGGGCTCGGTGACTCGATCCAGTTCGTCCGCTACCTGCCCCTGCTGCAGGAACGTGGCGCCCAGGTCTCGGTGCTGCTGCAGCGCCCCTTGCATGCCCTGGTCGCCGATGCCTTCCCCGGCGTGCAGGTGATGGCGAGCGATGGCCCGGTGCCGGCGAGCGACTTCCATTGCTTCATGTTGAGCCTGCCCGGGGCGTTCCAGACGACCCTGGCCACGATCCCGGCGCAGCAACAGCCTTATTTCCGCAGCGACGCGCAGCGCCGCCGCGAGTGGGACCAGCGCCTGGGCCCGCGGGGTGCTCTGCGCGTCGGCCTCGCGTGGTCCGGCAACTCCGCGCACCAGAACGACAGCAACCGCTCCATTCCGCTCGAAGCGCTCCAGGCCCTTGCCAGACCGGGCGTGCAGTTCGTCAGCGTGCAGCAGGAGGTGCGCGACAGCGACCTGCCGGCGCTGCAGGCCTGGCCCGGCGGGCTGCTGCATTTCGGCAAGGAGCTGCGGACCATGGCCGACACCGCGGCCCTCATCGACAACCTGGACCTGCTGGTCAGCGTCGACACCAGCGTGGCTCACCTGGCCGGCGCGCTGGGCAAGCCGACCTGCGTGCTGTTGCCCGCCTGTCCCGATTGGCGCTGGCTGCTGGAGCGCGAGGATTCGCCCTGGTACGCCGGCATGCGCCTGTTGCGGCAGCAGCGGGCCGGCGATTGGACTCCCGTCCTGGGGCGGGTGCACGCGGAACTCGCGCAGCGCGCGGCTGCGGCGTCGGCCGACCCGCAAGCGCAAGGCCAGGAGCTCCTTGCCGCAGGCGAGGCGGCCGAGGCGACCGGGCGTGTGAGCGAGGCGCAGGCCTTTTACGCGCGCGCGGCGGCAGCCTTGCCGGCCGCCCGCGAGCGCCTGGCCGGGGTCTCCCAGGCGCTGGAGCTGTACGAGGCTGCCCGGCGCGAGTCCGCCCGGGGGAACGCGTCGCAGGCCGAGGCATTGCTCCGGCAGGCCCTGGCGGCGAAGACGGGCTTCTTCGATGCATGGGTGCTGCTGGCCGGCGTGCTGGAGGCAGATGACGCGCAAGGCGCCGCCGACGCCATTGCGCAGGCGTTGCGCCTGCAGCCTGAACAGGCCAGCGCCCTGTTCCAGCAGGCGGGCTTGCTGCGCCGGCTCGGCCAGCTGGACGCCGCGACCCGATCGGCCTGCCGGGCCGCGCAGCTGCGGCCCGACCAGCCCGAATACCTTTCGCTGGCCAGCCTGCTGCTCTACATCCAGGGCTTCGTGCGCGAAGGCCTGGAGCCCCTGCGCCGCGCCATCGCCGCGGCGCCGGAGCGCCTGGCCCTGCGTTGCCGCGAGCTGTTCCTGCAAAGCCTGGTCGAGGGCGAGACCGCGGAAAGCCTGTTCGAGCGGCACGTCGCCCTCGGGCGAGAGCTGGAAGCCGCGGTCCGTCCGCGGCAGCTGCCGCCGCCGATCGCTGCGAAACCGCGGCTGCGCGTGGGCTTCGTGTCGGAAGACCTCGTCTCGCACCCGGTCGCCCTGTTCCTGCTGCCCCTGCTGGAGCACCATTCGCGCGAGCGCTTCGAGTTCGTCTGCTATTCGAGTTCCAAGGGCGCCGACCACGTGACGCGCCAGATGCGCCAGCTGGTCGACCGCTGGGTCGATGCGCGCGAGCTGCACGACCTGGAACTGGCCGACCGGATCGCGGCCGACGGCATCGACATCCTCGTCGATCTCGGCGGCCACACGGGCAGCATCCGCCTCGGCGTGTTCGCCGCGCGGCCGGCGCCGGTGCAGGTGAGCTGGCTCGGATACCTGAACACCACGGGCTTGACCCGCATCGACTACCGCATCACGGACGTCCGCGCCGATCCGCCGCAGCTGTCGCAGCACCTGCATACGGAGCGCCTGCTGTACCTGCCGCACAGCCAGTGGTGCTACCGCCCCTTCATGCATGTGGAGGCCGCCGCGACGGCGCCCTTCGAGCGCAATGGCTACATCACCTTCGGCTCGTTCAACAACGTCACCAAGCTGACGGAGGACATGCCCGCGCGCTGGGCACGCATCCTCAACGCCGTTCCCTCCTCGCGGCTGGTCGTGGTCACGGTCGCCTCGGATCGCAAGCGGGCCGCCGTCCGTGCCGCCATGGAGCAGGCCGGCTGCGCGCCCGAGCGGGTGCAGTTCATGCCGCGGCTGGATCTCGAGGGCTTCTACCGGCTGATGAACGACGTGGACATCGCCCTCGACACCTATCCCTGCGGTGGCGGCACGACGACCTTCGACACGCTCTGGATGGGCGTGCCGGTGCTCACCGCCACCGGCCCGCTGCCAGTGTCGCGCAGCGCGGCCGCCGTGGTCGGCGCGCTCGGGCTCACGGACTGGATCGCGGACGGCATCGGGAACTACGAGGCCCTCGCCATCGAACGCGCGCGGGACACCGCGACCATCGCGCAACTGCGGCGCACTTTGCGCGGCCGGATGCGGGCGTCGCCGCTGATGGACGAAAAGCGCTTCGCCGCCGACTTCGAAGCGCTGCTGCAGCGGGCCTGGCGGGAACGCTGCACGGCGCTGGCCGTGCCGGCGCGTCCGGCTGCGCCCCTCGACCTCGACGCCGCTTTCCGCCAGTTCCAGGACCTGCTGGCGCAGGGCCGCTACGCCGAGGCGCTGGCCATCGCGGAAAGCGCCGGTGCCCAGGCCGGGCCGAGCGCGGCGCTGAACATCAACAAGGCCGTCGTGCTGGAGAAGCTGGGGCGCTTCGACGAAGCCCTGGCTTGCCTGGACGAAGCGCTGCGCCTGCAGCCAGGCCGCCGCGAGGCGCAATTGAACAAGGTGGCGACGCTGATGGAGGCCGCCCGCCCGCGCGAAGCCATCGCCTGCGCCGATGCGCTGCTGGCGGCGCGGCCGGACGATGCCGACCTGCACGTGAACCGGGCCTTCTGCCACCTGCTGCTGGGAGAGTTCGAGCAGGGCTGGGCCGACCACGAGTGGCGCGGCCGCAGCGCGGGCCTGAAGGCGCCGCTGCCGCAGGCCGAGTGCCCGCCCTGGCAGGGCGAGGACCTGGCCGGCCGCACCATCTACGTGTATGGCGAGCAGGGCTTCGGGGACAGCATCCAGTTCATCCGCTACCTGCCGGAGCTGGCCCGCCGCGCCGGCACGGTGCTGCTGCAGCTGCCGCTGCCCCTGGTGCCGCTGCTCGGCGAGCTGCCTGCCAATTGCCGGCTCCTGCCCGAACGTGCGGTGCTGCCGAAGGTGCATTTCCAGGCTTCCCTCATGAGCCTGCCGGCGGTACTGGGCACCCGCCTGGCGACGGTCCCCGCGCCCGTGCCTTACCTGCGCGCGGAGCCGGCCGCCGTCGCCGCCTGGCGCAAGCGCCTGGGCAGCGATCGCCTGAACGTGGGCATCGCCTTCAGCGGCAAGCCCACGCACGTCAACGATGGCCGCCGCTCGATTCCCCTGGCGGCTTGCCGCACGCTGGCCAGCGAAGCCTGCTGCTTCGTCATCCTGCAGCCGGAGGTGAAGGCCGCCGACGCGGACGCCCTCGCGGCCTGGCCCGAGCTGTTGCACGCCGGCCGCGAACTGCGGCACTTCGGCGACACGGCGGCCCTGGTGGAGGCGCTCGACCTGGTGATCAGCGTCGATACCAGCGTGGCGCACCTGGCTGGCGCGCTCGGACGGCCCGTGTGGCTCCTGCTGCCGCACGTGCCGGACTGGCGCTGGCTGCTGGAGCGCGAAGACTCGCCCTGGTACCCCACTGCAAGGCTGTACCGGCAGGGCCCGGAGCGCAGCTGGCACGCGCCCCTGGCGCGTGCACGCGACAACCTGCGTGCTCTCGTCACGCAGCGGGCCGGCTCGGCGGGTGTACCGCGGGACCTCGGGTAG